The Humulus lupulus chromosome 7, drHumLupu1.1, whole genome shotgun sequence region AACAAAAATCACCATTACCGGCGGAGGAGCCCGCCGGTAATACATGGTATATCCGCCGGTATTTGTTATTACCGGCGGAAATCCGCCGGTAAAGTCCCGCCATTAATAAACGGTCGGTATTATCACCATTACCGACCGTTTGACACTACCCGCCGGTATTGCActattaccggcggattaatagaggcggGCGTCCGCCGGTGTTGTGCAACGCTGACACCGTTTGACcggattattaccggcgggttcATCATGAGAACTCATATTTTTCCTTTCCTCAATATTTTACTTCCTCTTTCCTTCTCTTTCATCCTCTCAACTTTCCATCTCTCCCTAgtagcttcttcttcttcaaatctcATCCAAGGCACCTGCAAAAAGTGTTCCGACACCGACCCAAATCTCAGTTACAACTTTTGCACAGTCTCCTTCGAGTCTTCTCCCGACGGTCGCCGGTGCGCCGATCTCCGAGACTTGGGTCTCGTCTCGATAAGATTGACCAAAAACAACGTGACTTCTACTAGGCATTTCATAAAACACCTTCTCCACAATGACAATAATAAGAAGAAATTGGACCCTTATGTGAAGGCTTGCTTGAGAGACTGTATGGAGCTGTTTAATGATGCGGTGTTGACAATCAAAGTGGCTGTGAAGGATTACAAGGCGAAGCGATACGATGACGCGAATATAGGTTTGAGTTCGGTGATTGACGCTTCATCGACGTGTGAGGATGGGTTTAAGGAGACCGATGAAACCAAAAAGCACGTTGTTTCGCCTTTGTCGAAGAGAATGGCAGGCCAGGGCCTCCAGGCGGAGGCGGAGGGCTGGGCAGGAGTGACGCCGGAGTGACTGAGGGTATGGAGTGAGGAGGGTAGGGCGAACGGAGTGGACGGAGGGTTGGAGAACGTCGCGCGGTGGAGTGGCGGTGCGGTGATGCGGCGACTGCGAGTCTGAGAGATGAGGAGTGAAAAAAACTAAGAGTTTTTTAACACACATCTATAATAGTATTACCGGCGGGTCTCCGCCGGTAATACATACATCACCGGCGGGGTCCGCCGGTATTACTCCGCCGGTAATACAGCATCGGCGGAGGTCCGCCGGTATTACTCCGCCGGTAATACAGCATCGGCGGAGGTCCGCCGGTATTACTCCGCCGGTAATACAGCATCGGCGGAGGTCCGCCGGTATTTCACCGCCGGTCTTAAACTATTACCGGCGGGTTCCGCCGGTATTACCATAACCCGCTACCCCGGCCCGCCGCTATATCCCTTATCCCGCCGGTAAAATGGTCGccggtattaaatttgaaaagtCAGTTACGGGTATtttgtattagcggcggacccagtactccgccgctaatatactGCACATTACCGGCAGAGttagtccgccggtaataattcCGCCTCTAAAATCtatatttcttgtagtgatgTCAACGGTCCATTACAAACACAAAAAAAGACAGAATTATAAATGATAGTAATTTTGTAACAAAAGTCagagaaataaataatatttattacttAAAATTGAAAATGATAGCTTTGCTAATATTAGTTGCAAATTGGTATGGttagttaaattttttaaaaatgttatGAAACTCTGCAGTGCAAATTAAGCAACAATAATTCCAAGTTGAAAATTGGATTATATTAGAGGAAATTAGATTGGATATGTAAACAAACAATAACCAATAAGAATATAAATAACAATTTAAagatatataaatttattttaaatgacAATAGTATGATCTATTTATTATGGTTCTCTTGTGTTTCTATTGAGTTTCATTTAATATTATTAGTAGATTAtcttaataaattatatatattaagagGTGGAACTCTCCTTCATTACAATAAGGGTGAGCTAAAAAGGGAGCCTTGGcccataataattttattttaaaagtatataGTATTTTTTCTTATAATTTATATtgaattttatatttcttttatgaGTAATGATAGAGACACTCTTAATTTGCACATTCAAATTATATACCATAATGCGTAAGCAATCTCAACCATGAATATTTTTAAGTGGGGTCTACATAGTATTTAATTGTATGATTGAGATTACTTACACATCGTGGTGTGTAATTTGTATGTGCAAATTGAAAGTGCATCTATCATTACTCTTTCTTTTACTATTTATCGTTGACTTGAATATTTTTGCTTTCGCAAAAAAATACTAAAGTAAAGAAATGGGTACACAAGACTCATTTCGTACTTAAGTTACGAGTTCGCATctttttttgataaaaaaaaatgattcaaTCCTATCACAAACATATCTTTTACTGAATCGGATGGCGTTCTAGGAACCATGTCTTTGACTTTCGATTTCTTTTCGACCAAGTCAAAGATCAAGTGCTTGTTCATGTAAAGCTCTCATTTATAATATGAGTAGACTCTTGAAATAATATTTTGATTTctctaatttaatttttattagaaaaagaaaaaaaataattggaAAAACAAATTGCACAAACATGTAACATTGTAAGAAAATTGTATTGAAGGCTATAAATTAGTAATTATAGTATGAAAATTAATAGCAAACAAATTTGAGATTAAGAAAGGTATGTTGTGAATTTGGATTTAGAGAGGTCACAAGTTTGGGAATGTGGTGAGGTAATATGATTAATAGAAATCTTCACCTCTAAATTTCGTCTCATTGGAAAATGCatgaatatattttatatttttggaTAATAATATTTTCATATTTAGTTTGATGAATAATTATAGTAGTGGGGTCAATAAacggaaaaaaaaaataatgttaatCCTTGAAGCCTCACATGACGTGTTCCCTTATCCAAAAATTTCAAATACGGGCCCTTAAGCCCATTGTTTAATGGGCTAGTAGTTATCaagaatttggtttaaaatgGGCTTGGGCTCGGGCCCACTAGTTCAGCCTCATAACCCAGCCCAAGGTAGAGTATGAAGGTCCCATGGTATAAGGTGTTGAAATGGAAAAGAGGAAGAAATTTATGTTTTGAATGAGAAGTTGGATTGGAGTAATAAAATcctaaaaaatggtatttttagaaaatataaaacacaatgaagaataaaaataaagaaaatacatATTTACGTGGAAATCCCGAAAGAAAAAAATAACTAACAAGAGAGAAAATTCATTATGTCGAAAAAAAAGATACAAGAGTTTGGAGGATTGTTATAAAAACCAAATTTTCTTCTATATTTTATTTTACCACAAATTTCACGCTATAAGTTTCTTGAGCTGGGCTTTTAGAATTCGGGTCACAAACACAAAAGTAGTGAATTCTCTTGTCTATATAAAAATTATGAACACTCAAACTACAATGAGAAACTACAAATCCCCATATTTTAATGTCTTtggtttttatatataaaaaaagagtagctatttttatttttattttttacaataAGTTAATTTCGTATtgcatttagtatatatatttaatgtaattttatttatttatatatgtaatCATATTGTGTAATTATgaaatggtatttttgtaaagaTTTGTAAGGATGGTTGTACTTTATACAAGTCAAGtaaaaatattgtatttaaataaacataacaaAATAATTGATTTTCTACCAAATTCATATTTTTGTCTAGTTTAATGTACAATTTTATATCTAAATAAGTGTTTATTaatatcaaaattttaaaataacatTTTACAAATTAGTCTCTCTCGCTAAAAAAAATGTTTAACAAATTATACTAATTATTCTTTTTGCAAATTGAGACAACACTCCACTTACACACGTTATTGCAAATAATTTTCAACATAAATTATTTTGTGAAAGTGATATTTTAAATGTCtatttctaaaattaaaaaaaaactaattatgtaagtttttatttttaaattaggTGTATAGAAAACATGGCAGCAACAATTTTGATCTGCATAGCATCATTAGACTATTTTTCTTCAagcacatagaaaaaaaaaaggaacaaaTTTGTACATGACTAGCTCTCATAATAATggatttatacttttttggaccctgtatttttttcaattacctgtttggactctgtgttttaaaaaattcatttttagaccatatattttgtaaaatggttcaaatagatcattaaactcaattttgatgaagaaaaaattgaatatcacaacacagtttttaggcagaataattttatttttgttctgaattgttagtttggtgaattatttgtgattccAGTTGATAAAACTTTAGTCAAAATcagatttagggttctatttaaataattttacaaaatatagggtctaaaaaataatttgtcaaaacacatattcaaaaacaaaaaaatcttGAATAATTAACCAAAATAAgataaag contains the following coding sequences:
- the LOC133789607 gene encoding putative invertase inhibitor; this translates as MHNNKNHHYRRRSPPVIHGISAGICYYRRKSAGKVPPLINGRYYHHYRPFDTTRRYCTITGGLIEAGVRRCCATLTPFDRIITGGFIMRTHIFPFLNILLPLSFSFILSTFHLSLVASSSSNLIQGTCKKCSDTDPNLSYNFCTVSFESSPDGRRCADLRDLGLVSIRLTKNNVTSTRHFIKHLLHNDNNKKKLDPYVKACLRDCMELFNDAVLTIKVAVKDYKAKRYDDANIGLSSVIDASSTCEDGFKETDETKKHVVSPLSKRMAGQGLQAEAEGWAGVTPE